The Blautia obeum ATCC 29174 region ATCGTTCTGATGCAGGACAACAGCTATCAGAAATATCTGAAGAGCTATCCGGATGCATTTACAGATCTCAAAGATATGGATATCAACTGGGATGATTTCGGAAAACTGAAACAGTCCTACTCCATGGTAGATGACACACATTATGGTGTTCCGTTTGATAACGGTGCTGTTATTGCATGCTATCGTACAGATATCCTTGAAGAAGCTGGATATACACTGGATGATCTGACAGACATCACATGGTCCAAATTCATGGAAATCGGTAAAGACCTTCATGAAAAAACAGGTAAATACCTCCTTACAAGCGAAGCTACAGGCGGCGATACTCTGATGATGATGATGCAGTCTTGTGGAGCTAACTTCGTAAATGAAGACGGCGAAGCTTATATCGTTGGAAACGATGTTGCAGAAAAATGCATCAACCTTTATGTAGACCTTGTTAAAAACGATGTTGTTAAACTTGTAAACAACTGGGATGAATATATCGCAACAATCACAGGCGGCGAGGCTGCTGGTATCGTAAATGGTAACTGGATCACAGCTACTCTGATGTCTACAGAAGATCAGAAAGGTCTCTGGGAAATCACAACAATGCCTAAGGTTGACGACGTTGATACAGCTACAAACTATGCAAACAATGGTGGTTCTTCCTGGTATATCACATCCAACTGCAAGAACGTAGAGCTCGCAGAAGATTTCCTTGCAAGCACATTTGGTTCCAGCACAGACTTCTATGATGCAATCCTTCCGGCATCAGGTGCAATCTCCTGTTATCTGCCGGCTGGTGAATCTGAAGTTTACAATGAGCCAAACGAATTCTTTAACGGACAGCCAATCTTCTCCACAATCGTAGAATACTCTTCTCATATTCCGGAGTTCACAAAAACACCGTATCACTATGAAGCAAGAGAATGTGTCAACACAGCAGTTGTTAATATCGTAAATGGTACATCTGTAGAAGACGCTCTTCAGGAAGCACAGGATACACTGGCATTCAAGATGACTGAATAGTCCTCTGGATATTAAGTGAAACTGAAATAAGAAAATTTACGTGAGCGCGGGGGACTGCTTGCAGTCCCCTGTCTTATGTTAAGAGTTACAGTTGCCGGAAACGGCAGCAAGTTTTGAAAGGGGGAGTTCATATGAATTCCAGGAAAAAAGGTATGACTCTGGTTGCAAAACAGAGAACTGCAGGATGGCTTTTCCTTGCACCTGCATCCATTATGATCGCAGTCATGAGTTTCTATCCAATGATCCGTGCATTCATTATTTCACTGCAGACCGGAGCAGGCGCAAACATGAGATTTGCAGATCCGATCTTCAGTAACTACAAGCGTATTCTTGCAGACAAAGTATTCCAGCAGTCTATTGTAAATACGTTCCTTTATCTGATCATTCAGGTGCCGATCATGCTGATACTGGCAATTCTTCTGGCACAGCTTTTAAATAACAAAGATCTGAAACTCAGAGGATTTTTCCGTACATGTGTATTTCTTCCATGTGCAACATCCCTGGTTTCCTACTCACTGATTTTCCGTTCCATGTTTGCAACAGATGGTCTGATCAACAGTATCCTGATCAAACTTGGAATCTTATCAACCGGCTACAACTTCCTGGGAAATTCCACCAGTGCCAAGATTGTGATCATCCTGGCTCTGATCTGGAGATGGACAGGCTACAACATGGTATTCTATCTTGCTGGTCTTCAGAATATTGAATATTCTGTATATGAAGCAGCAAAGATCGATGGTGCCAACGGCTGGAAGACTTTCTGGAAGATCACTGTTCCGCTTCTGAAACCGACAATTATCATGACCTTCATCATGTCAATCAATGGTACACTGCAATTGTTTGATGAGTCTGTCAACCTGACAAAAGGTGGCCCGGCAAACTCCACAATCACAATGTCCCACTATATTTACAACACATGCTTTATTAACGTACCGAACTTTGGATATGCATCAGCGATGTCATTTATCATATTCATCATGGTAGCTGTGCTTGCATTTATCAACTTGAAAGTAGGTGATACACGTGACTAAGAAAAACAAATCAGCCATTCAGAGAAGATTGATTCCTACTTATATTTTTCTGATCATCGTGTCATTTATTTCTGTATTCCCGTTATACTGGATGATCTCAGCTGCGACAAATACATCAACAGATGTATCCCGTGGACGTATCCTTCCGGGAAGTCATTTTATGGAAAACTTCCACAATCTGACAGCTCAGCAGCCACTGTGGAGAGCACTTGGAAACTCGTTTTTCTATGCAATCCTTACCACAGTGATCTGTCTTCTGATCTGCTCTATCGCAGGATATGGATTTGAAGTTTATCATGACAAAGGAAAAGACAGACTGTTCTCCGTGCTGCTTCTTGCAATGATGGTTCCGCAGGTTGCAACCATGGTTCCGTTGTTCAAAATGTTCTCCAAAGCAGGACTTCTGAATACAGCAGTTGGTTTTATCCTTCCAATCATTTCTACACCATTTATGATCATGATGTTCCGTCAGAACGCAAGATCATTCCCGGTAGATATTATCGAAGCAGCTCGTATTGATGGACTGAGCGAAGTAAGGATCTTCTTCCAGATGTTCATTCCTACAATGAAATCTACATATGCAGCTGCAGCTGTTATTACCTTCATGAACGCATGGAACTCTTACCTGTGGCCGAAGGTAATCATGACAGATAATAAGGCAATGACAATGCCAATGTTGATCGCCAACCTGATCACAGGTTATGTAACAGACTATGGTATGCTGATGTGCGGCGTATTGTTCTGTTCCATCCCGACCATGATCGTCTTCTTCGTACTGCAGAAACAGTTCGCAGAAGGTATTACCGGTGCTGTCAAGTAAACAATGAATTTAATAAAAGGATGCTGCTTGGGCCTGTGGGTATATTGCGTAATATGTCCCAGACAGATTATGCGGCATCCTTTTTTGCTTAAAAATAATAACGCAGGAGGATAAGAATGAAAACTTTTGATTATTCTTTAGTAAAGGATCCACAGTATTTTAAGGACAGAAGAATGGATGCGCATTCTGACCATACATATTACAGAGATGGAGAGGAAGCGCAGGAAAAAGCAACGTCTTTCCGTTACGATCTCAATGGAATCTGGAAATTCCACTATGCCCGCAACTACGGAAGTGCAATCCCGGGATTTGAAAAAGCAGACTATTGCTGCAAGGACTGGGATGATATCCGCGTGCCGGCACATATCCAGATGGAAGGATATGATGCACCTCAGTATGCCAACGTACAGTATCCGTGGGAAGGTCACGAAGACATTCATCCGGGTGAGATTCCGGAGCACTTTAACCCGGTTGCAAGCTATGTGAAATACTTCGAAGTGCCGGAAGAAATGCAGGGAAAACGTCTCTTTATTTCTTTTCAGGGAGCAGAGAGCGGCATTGCATTATGGCTCAACGGACAGTTTGTAGGATATAGTGAAGACTCCTTTACACCGTCAGAATTTGAACTGACCGAGTATGTAAAAGAAGGTGAAAACAAACTCGCAGCACAGGTATTCAAATGGACAGCAAGCAGCTGGTGCGAGGACCAGGATTTCTATCGTTTCTCTGGAATCTACAGAGATGTTTATCTTTATACCGTGCCGGAGGTTCATGTTTATGACCTTCAGATCCGTGCAATC contains the following coding sequences:
- a CDS encoding ABC transporter substrate-binding protein gives rise to the protein MKKKLLAVLMTGIMAASFAGTATVVSADSGDDNTLTVWAWDQNFNIKSMQMAGEQYAKDHEGFAVDVIETSSDDCQTKLTTAANAGDYSTLPDIVLMQDNSYQKYLKSYPDAFTDLKDMDINWDDFGKLKQSYSMVDDTHYGVPFDNGAVIACYRTDILEEAGYTLDDLTDITWSKFMEIGKDLHEKTGKYLLTSEATGGDTLMMMMQSCGANFVNEDGEAYIVGNDVAEKCINLYVDLVKNDVVKLVNNWDEYIATITGGEAAGIVNGNWITATLMSTEDQKGLWEITTMPKVDDVDTATNYANNGGSSWYITSNCKNVELAEDFLASTFGSSTDFYDAILPASGAISCYLPAGESEVYNEPNEFFNGQPIFSTIVEYSSHIPEFTKTPYHYEARECVNTAVVNIVNGTSVEDALQEAQDTLAFKMTE
- a CDS encoding carbohydrate ABC transporter permease; the protein is MTKKNKSAIQRRLIPTYIFLIIVSFISVFPLYWMISAATNTSTDVSRGRILPGSHFMENFHNLTAQQPLWRALGNSFFYAILTTVICLLICSIAGYGFEVYHDKGKDRLFSVLLLAMMVPQVATMVPLFKMFSKAGLLNTAVGFILPIISTPFMIMMFRQNARSFPVDIIEAARIDGLSEVRIFFQMFIPTMKSTYAAAAVITFMNAWNSYLWPKVIMTDNKAMTMPMLIANLITGYVTDYGMLMCGVLFCSIPTMIVFFVLQKQFAEGITGAVK
- a CDS encoding carbohydrate ABC transporter permease; protein product: MNSRKKGMTLVAKQRTAGWLFLAPASIMIAVMSFYPMIRAFIISLQTGAGANMRFADPIFSNYKRILADKVFQQSIVNTFLYLIIQVPIMLILAILLAQLLNNKDLKLRGFFRTCVFLPCATSLVSYSLIFRSMFATDGLINSILIKLGILSTGYNFLGNSTSAKIVIILALIWRWTGYNMVFYLAGLQNIEYSVYEAAKIDGANGWKTFWKITVPLLKPTIIMTFIMSINGTLQLFDESVNLTKGGPANSTITMSHYIYNTCFINVPNFGYASAMSFIIFIMVAVLAFINLKVGDTRD